From a region of the Panicum virgatum strain AP13 chromosome 2K, P.virgatum_v5, whole genome shotgun sequence genome:
- the LOC120693529 gene encoding probable protein S-acyltransferase 22 isoform X2: MRRHGWQLPYHPLQVVAVSVFLALAFAFYVFFAPFVGRKVFQYVVMGLYTPLVLCVFFLYIWCAAANPADPGVFKSKKYTSLYGSGKHKHLKESRKGVSDTRLQLEETGGKQEHEVTVSSEKSMSQHKDKNPSCCSSTFSSFLLIFYPVSSIFSCCRSHEWPSEQQASEEGMFFCSLCEVQVLKYSKHCRVCDKCIDGFDHHCRWLNNCIGKRNYRRFFVLMSTALVLLILQSAIGVLVLVLCFVERKEFSIQIFSKLGSSFSLVPFVIVVASCSILAMVASLPIAQLLFFHILLIKKGISTYDYIIALREQDQEDVSGQQSPQMSRVSSYTGLSSASSFGPLRRGSWCTPPRLFLEDQYDVIPSEAGSSHNSATKRKGDEVRRKKGSGAVKISPWALARLNAEEVSRVAAEARKKSKVLVPIKKDDYSRGHETDSSYGGMSSGRIDLGPDSKRTNRRGRQPSDLSLKPVAKISTDAIDSTGSEMPPEALSSLAPLQLEARSAFHPSRAASSANIGGSSPDSSLDSPDLHLYRVSAVSSSGAEDLQLTALTAPGCTPQQGIELSRSTSDGYEASGGEDSDRIPSRIVHHSSNWASIILNSDQSVSSSGILVPKNRLS, encoded by the exons ATGAGGCGGCACGGGTGGCAGCTCCCGTACCACCCTCTCCAG GTGGTGGCTGTGTCCGTGTTCTTGGCGCTGGCGTTCGCGTTCTACGTGTTCTTCGCCCCCTTCGTTGGGAGGAAGGTGTTCCAGTACGTGGTCATGGGGCTCTACACTCCGCTG GTTTTATGTGTCTTCTTTCTATACATCTGGTGTGCTGCAGCGAACCCAGCAGACCCAGGGGTCTTCAAATCAAAGAAGTATACGAGCTTGTATGGAAGTGGAAAACACAAGCATCTGAAGGAATCCAGAAAAGGTGTTTCAGATACTCGGCTGCAACTAGAGGAAACTGGAGGAAAGCAAGAACATGAGGTTACAGTGTCTAGTGAGAAGTCAATGTCTCAACACAAGGACAAGAATCCATCTTGCTGCAGTTCAACTTTCTCCTCATTTCTCCTTATATTCTACCCTGTCTCTTCCATTTTCTCCTGCTGTCGATCACATGAATGGCCCTCTGAGCAGCAAGCCAGTGAGGAAGGGATGTTTTTCTGCAGCCTATGTGAAGTTCAG GTGTTGAAGTATAGTAAGCACTGCAGAGTTTGTGACAAATGCATCGATGGTTTTGATCATCACTGCCGG TGGCTCAACAATTGTATTGGAAAAAGAAACTATAGGAGGTTTTTTGTTCTAATGTCTACTGCCCTTGTCTTG CTTATCCTACAATCAGCAATTGGAGTACTGGTGCTAGTGCTATGCTTCGTCGAGCGGAAGGAATTCTCTATTCAAATATTCTCAAAGCTAGGGAGCAGCTTCTCTTTGGTGCCCTTCGTGATTGTGGTG GCATCATGTAGCATCCTAGCCATGGTTGCTTCACTCCCGATTGCCCAACTTCTTTTTTTCCACATTCTTCTTATCAAGAAG GGAATCAGTACATATGACTACATCATTGCCCTGAGAGAGCAAGACCAAGAAGATGTTAGTGGGCAGCAGAGTCCACAGATGTCTCGTGTAAGCTCCTACACTGGACTCAGCAGTGCTAGTTCATTTGGTCCACTTCGTCGTGGTTCGTGGTGCACTCCTCCAAGGCTGTTTCTTGAAGATCAG TATGATGTTATTCCGTCAGAGGCTGGCTCTTCGCATAATTCTGCTACCAAGAGAAAAGGAGATGAAGTAAGGCGGAAGAAGGGCTCAGGGGCTGTGAAAATAAGTCCATGGGCATTGGCTCGTCTTAATGCAGAAGAAGTTTCCAGAGTTGCTGCAGAGGCACGGAAGAAGTCCAAAGTTTTAGTGCCTATCAAAAAAGATGATTATTCACGAGGCCATGAAACAGATAGTAGCTATGGAGGTATGAGCAGTGGCAGGATTGACCTAGGCCCTGATAGCAAGAGAACGAACAGAAGAGGAAGACAGCCCAGTGATCTCTCTCTCAAACCTGTCGCAAAGATATCTACAGATGCTATTGATAGTACTGGCAGCGAAATGCCCCCTGAAGCATTGTCCAGTTTAGCACCATTGCAACTCGAGGCACGGAGCGCCTTCCATCCTAGTAGAGCTGCATCTTCCGCAAACATAGGCGGATCATCTCCAGATAGCAGTTTGGATTCGCCTGATCTGCACCTGTATCGAGTCTCAGCTGTCTCCTCATCTGGAGCTGAAGACCTGCAATTGACAGCCCTCACTGCCCCAGGATGCACTCCACAGCAAGGGATCGAGTTGTCGAGATCGACCAGCGACGGGTATGAGGCATCAGGGGGTGAAGACAGTGACCGCATTCCATCAAGGATAGTGCACCACTCGTCAAACTGGGCAAGCATCATCCTCAACTCGGATCAGAGCGTGTCCTCATCAGGCATCCTCGTGCCAAAGAACAGATTGTCCTGA
- the LOC120693529 gene encoding probable protein S-acyltransferase 22 isoform X1 has protein sequence MRRHGWQLPYHPLQVVAVSVFLALAFAFYVFFAPFVGRKVFQYVVMGLYTPLSKQELYMSDSSFLSTSALLSLGCSPATVLCVFFLYIWCAAANPADPGVFKSKKYTSLYGSGKHKHLKESRKGVSDTRLQLEETGGKQEHEVTVSSEKSMSQHKDKNPSCCSSTFSSFLLIFYPVSSIFSCCRSHEWPSEQQASEEGMFFCSLCEVQVLKYSKHCRVCDKCIDGFDHHCRWLNNCIGKRNYRRFFVLMSTALVLLILQSAIGVLVLVLCFVERKEFSIQIFSKLGSSFSLVPFVIVVASCSILAMVASLPIAQLLFFHILLIKKGISTYDYIIALREQDQEDVSGQQSPQMSRVSSYTGLSSASSFGPLRRGSWCTPPRLFLEDQYDVIPSEAGSSHNSATKRKGDEVRRKKGSGAVKISPWALARLNAEEVSRVAAEARKKSKVLVPIKKDDYSRGHETDSSYGGMSSGRIDLGPDSKRTNRRGRQPSDLSLKPVAKISTDAIDSTGSEMPPEALSSLAPLQLEARSAFHPSRAASSANIGGSSPDSSLDSPDLHLYRVSAVSSSGAEDLQLTALTAPGCTPQQGIELSRSTSDGYEASGGEDSDRIPSRIVHHSSNWASIILNSDQSVSSSGILVPKNRLS, from the exons ATGAGGCGGCACGGGTGGCAGCTCCCGTACCACCCTCTCCAG GTGGTGGCTGTGTCCGTGTTCTTGGCGCTGGCGTTCGCGTTCTACGTGTTCTTCGCCCCCTTCGTTGGGAGGAAGGTGTTCCAGTACGTGGTCATGGGGCTCTACACTCCGCTG AGCAAGCAGGAGCTGTACATGTCAGACTCTTCATTTCTGTCCACTTCAGCTCTACTGTCTTTGGGCTGTTCGCCAGCCACA GTTTTATGTGTCTTCTTTCTATACATCTGGTGTGCTGCAGCGAACCCAGCAGACCCAGGGGTCTTCAAATCAAAGAAGTATACGAGCTTGTATGGAAGTGGAAAACACAAGCATCTGAAGGAATCCAGAAAAGGTGTTTCAGATACTCGGCTGCAACTAGAGGAAACTGGAGGAAAGCAAGAACATGAGGTTACAGTGTCTAGTGAGAAGTCAATGTCTCAACACAAGGACAAGAATCCATCTTGCTGCAGTTCAACTTTCTCCTCATTTCTCCTTATATTCTACCCTGTCTCTTCCATTTTCTCCTGCTGTCGATCACATGAATGGCCCTCTGAGCAGCAAGCCAGTGAGGAAGGGATGTTTTTCTGCAGCCTATGTGAAGTTCAG GTGTTGAAGTATAGTAAGCACTGCAGAGTTTGTGACAAATGCATCGATGGTTTTGATCATCACTGCCGG TGGCTCAACAATTGTATTGGAAAAAGAAACTATAGGAGGTTTTTTGTTCTAATGTCTACTGCCCTTGTCTTG CTTATCCTACAATCAGCAATTGGAGTACTGGTGCTAGTGCTATGCTTCGTCGAGCGGAAGGAATTCTCTATTCAAATATTCTCAAAGCTAGGGAGCAGCTTCTCTTTGGTGCCCTTCGTGATTGTGGTG GCATCATGTAGCATCCTAGCCATGGTTGCTTCACTCCCGATTGCCCAACTTCTTTTTTTCCACATTCTTCTTATCAAGAAG GGAATCAGTACATATGACTACATCATTGCCCTGAGAGAGCAAGACCAAGAAGATGTTAGTGGGCAGCAGAGTCCACAGATGTCTCGTGTAAGCTCCTACACTGGACTCAGCAGTGCTAGTTCATTTGGTCCACTTCGTCGTGGTTCGTGGTGCACTCCTCCAAGGCTGTTTCTTGAAGATCAG TATGATGTTATTCCGTCAGAGGCTGGCTCTTCGCATAATTCTGCTACCAAGAGAAAAGGAGATGAAGTAAGGCGGAAGAAGGGCTCAGGGGCTGTGAAAATAAGTCCATGGGCATTGGCTCGTCTTAATGCAGAAGAAGTTTCCAGAGTTGCTGCAGAGGCACGGAAGAAGTCCAAAGTTTTAGTGCCTATCAAAAAAGATGATTATTCACGAGGCCATGAAACAGATAGTAGCTATGGAGGTATGAGCAGTGGCAGGATTGACCTAGGCCCTGATAGCAAGAGAACGAACAGAAGAGGAAGACAGCCCAGTGATCTCTCTCTCAAACCTGTCGCAAAGATATCTACAGATGCTATTGATAGTACTGGCAGCGAAATGCCCCCTGAAGCATTGTCCAGTTTAGCACCATTGCAACTCGAGGCACGGAGCGCCTTCCATCCTAGTAGAGCTGCATCTTCCGCAAACATAGGCGGATCATCTCCAGATAGCAGTTTGGATTCGCCTGATCTGCACCTGTATCGAGTCTCAGCTGTCTCCTCATCTGGAGCTGAAGACCTGCAATTGACAGCCCTCACTGCCCCAGGATGCACTCCACAGCAAGGGATCGAGTTGTCGAGATCGACCAGCGACGGGTATGAGGCATCAGGGGGTGAAGACAGTGACCGCATTCCATCAAGGATAGTGCACCACTCGTCAAACTGGGCAAGCATCATCCTCAACTCGGATCAGAGCGTGTCCTCATCAGGCATCCTCGTGCCAAAGAACAGATTGTCCTGA